In a single window of the Anas acuta chromosome 24, bAnaAcu1.1, whole genome shotgun sequence genome:
- the LOC137843882 gene encoding small nuclear ribonucleoprotein E-like: MGYRGQGQKVQKVRKVMVQPINLIFRYLQNMSRIQVWLYEQVNMRIEGCIIVSIRTSPRYIFRFPSFTILFFGKEKLSQGKKELYFSNK; encoded by the exons ATGGGGTACCGCGGGCAGGGCCAGAAGGTGCAGAAGGTGCGGAAGGTGATGGTGCAGCCCATC AACCTCATCTTCCGCTACCTGCAGAAC ATGTCGAGGATCCAGGTGTGGCTCTATGAGCAGGTGAACATGCGGATAGAAGGCTGCATCATCGTGAGTATCCGCACGTCCCCACGTTACATCTTTCGTTTTCCCTCATTCACAATCCTGTTTTTTGGTAAAGAAAAGttatcacaaggaaaaaaagaattgtacTTCTCTAATAAGTAG